In one window of Coleofasciculaceae cyanobacterium DNA:
- a CDS encoding SDR family NAD(P)-dependent oxidoreductase produces MNNTASLNIADSIAIIGMDGRFPGAKNIDKFWDNLKNGRESITHFSDDELLAIGIDKTIIDDSNYIKAGAFLEDIDLFDANFFGYNPKEASAIDPQHRIFLECAYSALENAGYNSDKYAGKIGIFAGVGWNNYLLFNLNPNEDFFKTALGYQTVIGNEKDFLTTRISYLLNLKGISIDLQTACSTSLVATSIACQSLLTYQSDIALAGGISISSLKQTGYFYQEGGILSPDGHCRAFDAKAQGTVPGSGVGVVVLKRLEDALADGDCIQAIIRGSAINNDGSGKIGYTAPSIDGQAEVIAEALALAEVEPETISYIETHGTGTALGDPIEIAALNQVFQAGRGDGCAIGSVKSNIGHLDAAAGITGLIKTVLALKHQQIPPSLHFQQPNPKIDFANSPFYVNTELKEWKTPGYPRRAGVSSFGIGGTNVHVVLEQAPEIVVEKGCSPLPELLVISAKTETALETATDNLLRAFRPKGLLKDTASRRVASAKAYRFAYPLGHIASRRETPLLDLADVAYTLQVGRREFNYRRMVVGQDIEDVAIALQSRDPQSVLTHHTQQNNHSIVFMFPGQGSQYVNMGEELYKTEPVFREWIDRCCILLEPELGLDLRSLIYPKNSELETATDKLKQTQIAQPAIFIIEYALAQLWMSWGIKPQAGIGHSIGEYVAATIAGVFSLEDALRLIARRGKLIQQMPTGSMLAVSLSEAKVKELLNDELSLAAINAPNLCVISGNDEAIARINEELTNKGIECRHLHTSHAFHSPMMDSAIAPLQQELAKVKLNPPQMPFISCVTGTWITPEEATNPNYWAKHMRETVRFAAGVSELLQDQEHILLEVGAGRTLSTFVKRNSAQAAGQIVLSSLPHPKETVADNAFILNMLGRLWLAGVEIDWCNFSAHKQRQRVPLPTYPFERRRYWIDPLQDQANIQSRGARLAPNESLGKKDNISDWFYLPAWKAIPLVTTSNISQDSYLIFVDESGIGKQIIEQLNQKDKEAIIAVYRGDNFSQDRHSYIINPTNSKDYHSLFQEISKLSNIPNKIIYLWSIDNSLNNQGINFRANDETQHFWSLIYLAQALEQQQLHSKFQLLVATNNLYDVIGDETLSYESATVLGAIAVIPQEYRDLNCRQVDLAISESNTDRMIEQLITEFTTDSADKFVAYRKHRRWVQIFEPIPITENTPEQSKLRSGGVYLITGGMGGIGLVLAEHLARTVQAKLILLGRSSLPAKESWEEWLSSHDREDSISQKISKIKNLEALGAEVFPLTADVCDRNQLEQAIALALERFGTINGVIHAAGVAGGGIIQLKTPEMAESVFAPKVTGTLVLNKVLQAIDLDFLVLCSSLSSIVGGFGQADYCGANAFVDAFARCNNVHCHTVAMNWDAWQEVGMAVNTHIPPEMKQWQADHLHKGLLSAEAVEVFERALASGLSQVIVSTQDLAATIEENNDFLAAYSTQKTDAISSLHKNVSQNYVAPRNEIEKTIANIWQEVIGFNQIGIYDNFFELGGHSLLAVQVTSRLREAFYLDLPLRTLLFEAPTIAKLAAVIDEQGSSTAKNDAIEQLLAEIENLSPEELEKELAQKSQIS; encoded by the coding sequence ATGAATAATACAGCAAGTTTAAATATTGCAGATAGCATTGCAATCATTGGTATGGATGGTCGTTTTCCTGGAGCTAAAAATATTGATAAGTTCTGGGATAATCTTAAAAATGGTCGAGAATCTATTACTCATTTTAGCGACGATGAATTATTAGCTATTGGGATAGATAAAACTATCATTGATGATTCAAATTATATAAAAGCAGGAGCATTTTTAGAAGATATCGATTTATTTGATGCCAACTTTTTTGGTTACAATCCCAAAGAAGCTTCGGCGATCGATCCGCAACATCGGATATTTTTAGAATGTGCTTATTCTGCTTTAGAAAATGCTGGTTATAACTCAGATAAATATGCAGGTAAAATTGGAATTTTTGCTGGGGTAGGTTGGAATAACTATTTATTATTTAATCTTAATCCCAATGAAGATTTCTTTAAGACAGCTTTGGGTTATCAAACAGTAATTGGGAATGAGAAAGATTTTTTAACTACTCGCATTTCTTATCTGTTAAATCTTAAAGGAATAAGTATAGATTTACAGACAGCTTGTTCAACTTCTTTAGTAGCTACTTCGATCGCCTGTCAGAGTTTACTTACTTATCAATCTGACATAGCTTTGGCAGGGGGAATTAGTATTTCTAGCCTTAAGCAAACAGGATATTTTTATCAAGAAGGCGGAATCTTATCACCCGACGGGCATTGTCGCGCTTTTGATGCCAAGGCACAGGGAACTGTACCAGGAAGTGGTGTAGGTGTGGTTGTCTTAAAACGTTTGGAAGATGCTTTGGCTGATGGTGATTGTATTCAAGCGATCATTCGCGGTTCGGCAATTAATAATGATGGTTCTGGTAAAATTGGCTACACTGCCCCTAGTATCGACGGGCAAGCAGAAGTAATTGCGGAAGCTTTGGCTTTGGCAGAAGTTGAACCTGAAACTATTTCTTATATTGAAACTCACGGCACGGGAACAGCTTTGGGCGATCCCATTGAAATTGCTGCCTTAAACCAAGTTTTTCAGGCTGGTAGGGGCGATGGGTGTGCGATTGGTTCGGTAAAAAGCAATATCGGGCATTTAGATGCAGCAGCAGGGATTACAGGGCTGATTAAAACTGTTTTGGCACTTAAACATCAGCAAATTCCTCCTAGCTTGCATTTTCAGCAACCTAATCCTAAAATTGATTTTGCCAACAGCCCTTTTTATGTCAATACTGAGCTTAAAGAATGGAAAACACCAGGATATCCCCGACGGGCAGGGGTTAGTTCTTTTGGTATTGGTGGTACGAATGTTCATGTGGTATTGGAACAAGCACCCGAAATCGTTGTAGAGAAAGGCTGTTCGCCCCTACCAGAATTATTGGTTATTTCGGCGAAAACTGAAACTGCATTGGAAACGGCAACTGATAATTTGCTAAGGGCGTTTCGCCCTAAAGGACTCCTAAAGGATACCGCTTCGCGACGCGTAGCTAGTGCTAAAGCATACCGCTTCGCATATCCTTTAGGGCATATAGCTTCGCGTCGCGAAACGCCCCTACTAGATTTGGCTGATGTGGCTTATACCTTGCAAGTGGGGCGTAGGGAATTTAATTATCGTCGCATGGTAGTAGGACAAGATATTGAAGATGTGGCGATCGCTCTTCAATCAAGAGATCCTCAAAGTGTTTTAACTCATCATACTCAACAGAATAATCACTCGATTGTGTTTATGTTTCCTGGGCAGGGTTCTCAGTATGTAAACATGGGGGAAGAACTGTACAAGACTGAGCCTGTATTTCGTGAGTGGATCGATCGCTGTTGTATATTATTAGAACCTGAATTGGGGTTAGATTTGCGATCGCTAATTTATCCCAAAAACTCAGAATTAGAAACTGCAACAGATAAATTAAAACAAACCCAAATAGCTCAACCAGCTATATTTATTATTGAATATGCTTTGGCTCAATTATGGATGTCTTGGGGTATTAAACCACAAGCTGGGATCGGACATAGCATTGGAGAATACGTAGCTGCAACTATTGCTGGTGTTTTTTCTTTAGAAGATGCTCTGCGTTTAATAGCACGACGGGGTAAGTTAATTCAACAGATGCCTACAGGTTCAATGCTGGCGGTGTCTTTATCGGAGGCAAAAGTAAAAGAATTGCTGAACGATGAATTATCATTGGCTGCTATTAATGCTCCTAATTTATGTGTCATTTCGGGTAATGATGAAGCAATAGCTAGGATAAATGAAGAACTGACTAATAAAGGTATTGAATGTCGTCATCTACATACATCCCATGCTTTCCATTCTCCGATGATGGATAGTGCGATCGCGCCTTTACAACAAGAGCTTGCTAAGGTTAAATTAAATCCGCCTCAGATGCCTTTTATTTCCTGCGTTACAGGCACTTGGATAACCCCAGAAGAGGCGACAAATCCGAATTATTGGGCAAAACACATGAGGGAAACAGTTCGTTTTGCTGCGGGAGTTTCCGAACTATTACAAGATCAAGAACATATCTTGCTAGAAGTAGGCGCAGGTAGAACTTTATCTACTTTCGTCAAACGCAATTCTGCTCAAGCAGCAGGGCAAATAGTTTTGTCTTCCTTACCTCATCCTAAAGAAACAGTTGCCGATAATGCTTTCATTCTTAATATGTTAGGTAGGCTGTGGCTAGCAGGAGTAGAAATTGATTGGTGCAATTTTTCTGCTCACAAACAACGTCAGCGAGTACCTTTACCTACTTATCCTTTTGAACGTCGGCGTTATTGGATCGATCCTCTTCAAGATCAAGCAAATATCCAAAGTAGGGGTGCAAGGCTTGCGCCCAATGAATCTCTAGGTAAAAAAGATAATATTTCTGATTGGTTTTATCTTCCTGCTTGGAAAGCCATACCTTTAGTTACAACAAGCAATATCAGTCAAGATAGCTATTTGATTTTTGTCGATGAGTCGGGAATTGGCAAGCAAATAATCGAACAATTAAACCAAAAGGACAAAGAAGCGATTATCGCAGTATATCGCGGAGATAATTTCAGCCAGGATCGCCACAGCTACATTATTAACCCCACTAATTCAAAAGATTATCACAGTCTCTTTCAGGAGATCTCCAAATTAAGCAACATTCCCAATAAGATTATTTACTTGTGGAGTATTGATAACTCTTTAAACAACCAAGGAATTAATTTCCGAGCAAATGATGAGACTCAACATTTCTGGAGTCTTATTTATCTCGCCCAAGCACTCGAACAACAGCAACTACACAGCAAGTTTCAACTCCTTGTCGCTACCAACAATCTTTATGATGTTATTGGCGATGAAACCTTGTCTTACGAATCAGCAACAGTATTAGGTGCGATCGCAGTTATTCCTCAAGAGTATCGGGATCTCAATTGCCGTCAAGTCGATCTTGCTATCTCAGAATCAAATACAGATCGCATGATCGAACAGTTAATTACCGAATTTACTACAGATTCAGCAGATAAATTTGTTGCCTATCGCAAACATCGCCGTTGGGTACAAATATTTGAACCAATTCCCATTACTGAAAATACTCCAGAACAATCTAAATTACGCTCAGGAGGCGTTTATTTAATTACAGGCGGAATGGGTGGTATTGGTTTGGTATTAGCTGAACATTTAGCTCGTACAGTACAAGCCAAACTTATTTTACTAGGACGTTCTTCATTACCTGCAAAAGAATCATGGGAGGAATGGTTAAGCAGTCACGATCGAGAAGATTCTATTAGCCAAAAGATTAGTAAGATTAAGAATCTAGAAGCCCTGGGTGCAGAAGTTTTCCCCTTGACTGCGGATGTCTGCGATCGCAATCAACTAGAACAGGCGATCGCCTTGGCTTTAGAACGTTTTGGCACTATCAACGGTGTAATTCATGCTGCTGGGGTGGCTGGCGGTGGCATTATTCAACTTAAAACTCCAGAAATGGCTGAGAGTGTCTTTGCTCCCAAGGTAACGGGTACATTAGTTCTTAATAAGGTATTACAAGCAATAGATTTAGATTTCTTAGTGCTTTGTTCTTCTCTCAGTTCTATTGTTGGCGGATTTGGACAGGCTGATTATTGTGGTGCCAATGCCTTTGTAGATGCTTTTGCTCGTTGTAATAATGTTCATTGTCATACGGTGGCAATGAACTGGGATGCCTGGCAAGAGGTTGGCATGGCGGTAAATACACATATTCCGCCAGAAATGAAGCAATGGCAAGCGGATCATCTTCACAAAGGATTGTTGTCTGCTGAAGCAGTAGAAGTGTTCGAGCGTGCTTTAGCTAGTGGGTTATCTCAAGTGATTGTCTCGACTCAGGATTTAGCAGCAACGATCGAAGAAAATAATGATTTTCTGGCTGCTTATTCGACTCAAAAAACCGATGCTATATCTAGCTTACACAAGAATGTGAGTCAAAACTATGTTGCTCCTCGTAACGAAATTGAAAAAACTATTGCAAATATTTGGCAAGAAGTGATAGGGTTTAATCAGATTGGAATTTATGATAATTTCTTCGAATTAGGCGGGCATTCGCTGTTAGCCGTACAGGTAACTTCTCGCCTACGAGAAGCCTTTTATCTAGATTTGCCCTTACGGACACTGCTGTTCGAAGCTCCTACCATCGCCAAATTAGCTGCGGTAATAGATGAACAAGGCAGTTCAACAGCTAAAAATGACGCAATAGAACAATTATTGGCAGAAATAGAGAATCTTTCTCCAGAAGAATTGGAAAAAGAACTGGCTCAAAAATCCCAAATAAGTTAA
- a CDS encoding LLM class flavin-dependent oxidoreductase: MPTTTNFQIQPGIEMEFSLLYFSGDGSTTRRDKYDLLLETAKYGDRHGFKAVWTPERHFHPFGGLYPNPSVIAAALATVTEKIQLRSGSVVLPLQNPVRVAEEWAVVDNLSHGRVSISFASGWHADDFLLQPSNYPNRKDVMWSGIEVFKQLWQGEKVEFLGGTGKPVKIQTFPRPIQKQVPIWITCGADETFIAAGKIGANVLTSLLYETTDNLARQIALYRNSLAEHGYDSKQGKVALMLHTFIGDDEELVTNQVKEPFCNYIKTHFGLVERLAKQIDFSVNPDTFTEDDRACLFDFAFERYLQGRVMIGTPETCSQTIEHMEKIGVDEIACLIDFGLDYYSVMDSLNKLTELKNRQTKHPVGYSALSVF; encoded by the coding sequence TTGCCTACTACTACTAACTTTCAAATTCAACCTGGTATCGAGATGGAATTTAGCCTACTATACTTTTCTGGAGACGGATCGACAACGCGAAGAGATAAATACGATCTCTTACTAGAAACAGCCAAATATGGAGATCGCCACGGTTTTAAGGCGGTATGGACTCCAGAAAGACATTTCCATCCTTTCGGGGGACTTTATCCCAACCCCTCGGTCATAGCTGCTGCTTTAGCGACAGTAACCGAAAAAATCCAACTGAGATCGGGTAGCGTAGTTCTGCCTTTACAAAATCCCGTTAGGGTTGCAGAAGAATGGGCAGTAGTAGATAATCTTTCTCATGGTAGGGTGAGTATTTCCTTTGCTTCTGGTTGGCACGCGGATGATTTTTTACTGCAACCAAGCAATTATCCTAACCGCAAAGATGTCATGTGGTCAGGAATAGAAGTTTTTAAACAGCTTTGGCAAGGGGAAAAAGTAGAATTTTTAGGAGGTACAGGGAAACCTGTCAAAATTCAAACTTTTCCTCGACCAATCCAGAAACAAGTCCCAATTTGGATTACTTGTGGGGCGGATGAAACTTTTATTGCTGCGGGTAAAATTGGCGCGAATGTTTTAACCTCTTTACTGTATGAAACTACCGATAATTTAGCCAGACAAATAGCTCTATATCGTAATTCTTTAGCAGAACATGGTTACGATTCTAAGCAAGGAAAAGTAGCTTTAATGCTCCATACTTTTATTGGTGATGATGAAGAATTAGTTACAAATCAAGTTAAAGAACCTTTTTGTAACTACATCAAAACTCATTTTGGTTTAGTAGAAAGATTAGCCAAGCAGATCGATTTTTCGGTCAATCCAGACACATTTACTGAAGACGATCGCGCCTGTCTATTTGATTTTGCCTTTGAGCGTTATCTTCAGGGAAGAGTCATGATTGGTACTCCAGAAACTTGTAGTCAAACAATCGAACATATGGAAAAAATAGGCGTAGATGAAATTGCTTGTTTGATTGATTTTGGTTTGGATTATTATTCTGTAATGGATAGCTTGAATAAGTTAACTGAATTAAAAAATAGGCAAACTAAACATCCTGTTGGATATTCAGCCTTGAGCGTTTTTTAA
- a CDS encoding glycosyltransferase: MNITVVAWGGQGDFIPCAALALGLQKAGHSVKFATHIEEQEFIESLGLECLPIDWEAAESPILINRQPFITIIQNSDQIKLPKNSLLNELWRVCQNTEAIIFNGPSYPCYYIAEKLNIPCFAVSPQPHHQTIAFPHPFVTDGKSKGSIYNWLSYLVFDQIFWQYIRQPINRWRQEKLQLPLLSFSEGLVGRMKREKIPFLYSYSSAFLPQPADWDNDYIHVTGYWFLEPSKTWEAPQDLIDFLSTGEPPIYISNIWHQETLGTELVREICQLTKQRIIVHGLDNDDSEIEASEQIFYVQGFIAYEWLFPQVSVAVHHGGCGTIHSCLRAGVPMVVIPYQSDNDQAFWSLQIEKYGLGIALLPEKETISAKKLASAIQKVIGDEQIQQRVKNIAKQVQLEDGINKAIEVFNGYFK; the protein is encoded by the coding sequence ATGAATATTACAGTTGTTGCTTGGGGAGGACAAGGAGATTTTATTCCCTGTGCTGCCTTGGCATTAGGACTACAAAAAGCAGGTCATTCAGTTAAGTTTGCCACTCATATTGAGGAGCAAGAATTTATTGAAAGTTTGGGCTTAGAATGTTTACCAATAGATTGGGAGGCAGCAGAAAGTCCAATTTTAATAAATCGTCAACCTTTTATTACGATTATTCAAAACAGCGATCAAATAAAATTACCCAAAAATAGTTTATTAAATGAACTATGGCGAGTTTGTCAAAATACCGAAGCAATTATTTTTAATGGGCCATCATATCCCTGTTATTATATTGCTGAAAAATTAAATATTCCTTGCTTTGCAGTATCACCTCAACCCCATCATCAAACTATAGCTTTCCCTCATCCTTTTGTAACTGATGGCAAATCGAAAGGGAGTATTTACAACTGGTTAAGTTATCTTGTATTCGACCAAATTTTTTGGCAATATATCCGCCAACCAATTAATCGTTGGCGACAGGAAAAATTACAATTACCTCTACTATCTTTTTCGGAAGGCTTAGTAGGTAGAATGAAGCGAGAAAAAATACCTTTCTTATATAGTTATAGTTCGGCTTTTTTACCTCAACCAGCAGATTGGGATAATGATTATATTCATGTTACTGGATATTGGTTTTTAGAGCCATCTAAAACCTGGGAAGCGCCTCAAGATTTAATCGATTTTTTATCGACTGGTGAGCCTCCGATATATATTAGTAATATTTGGCATCAAGAAACTTTAGGAACAGAATTAGTAAGGGAAATTTGTCAGCTAACTAAACAGAGAATAATTGTTCATGGCTTAGATAATGATGACTCGGAAATCGAAGCATCAGAGCAAATATTTTATGTTCAAGGATTTATTGCTTATGAATGGTTATTTCCTCAAGTTTCTGTAGCGGTGCATCATGGTGGCTGTGGAACAATTCATAGTTGTTTGCGGGCTGGAGTACCAATGGTGGTAATTCCTTATCAAAGTGATAACGATCAAGCTTTTTGGTCACTGCAAATAGAAAAGTATGGTTTAGGTATTGCTTTATTGCCTGAAAAAGAAACAATATCAGCAAAAAAGTTAGCTAGTGCAATTCAAAAAGTTATTGGCGATGAACAAATTCAGCAACGAGTAAAAAATATCGCTAAACAAGTTCAATTAGAGGATGGAATAAATAAAGCAATTGAAGTTTTCAATGGTTATTTTAAATAA